One Mercurialis annua linkage group LG3, ddMerAnnu1.2, whole genome shotgun sequence DNA window includes the following coding sequences:
- the LOC126673468 gene encoding dicarboxylate transporter 1, chloroplastic gives MASLALTSSVSCSPAFNSLPSIRSRPLSHLRSAPNRLTNLSSAVSSSFLPKLTKPNSTLFTKQRRSILTVKSSTSAPAASPTPPAPVSVPWQGASIKPLLASIATGVILWFIPVPSGVTKPAWQLLAIFLATVVGIITQPLPLGAVALLGLGASVLTKTLTFSAAFSAFGDPIPWLIALAFFFARGFIKTGLGNRIAYQFVKLFGSSSLGLGYSLVFSEALLAPAIPSVSARAGGIFLPLVKSLCVACGSNVGDGTENKLGSWLMLTCFQTSCISSAMFLTAMAANPLSANLTLTTINQTIGWTDWAKAAIVPGLVSLIVVPLVLYIVYPPTVKSSPDAPRLAKEKLEKMGPMTTNEIIMAGTLLVTVGLWIFGGMLNVDAVTAAILGLSVLLITGVVTWKECLSEAVAWDTLTWFAALIAMAGYLNKYGLISWFSQTVVKFVGGLGLSWQLSFGILVLLYFYSHYFFASGAAHIGAMFTAFLSVASALGTPPYFGAMVLAFLSNLMGGLTHYGIGSAPVFYGANYVPLAQWWGYGFLISIVNLLIWLGVGGVWWKFIGLW, from the exons ATGGCGTCCCTAGCTTTAACCTCATCGGTCTCTTGCTCGCCGGCGTTCAATTCTCTCCCGTCGATCAGATCACGACCACTCTCTCACCTCAGATCCGCTCCAAATCGCCTCACTAATCTCTCCTCCGCCGTCTCTTCCAGTTTCCTCCCGAAACTCACTAAACCGAACTCCACACTCTTTACCAAACAGAGACGATCGATTTTAACTGTGAAATCATCCACTTCAGCACCGGCTGCATCTCCGACTCCTCCAGCACCTGTATCAGTCCCATGGCAAGGCGCGTCTATCAAACCTCTACTAGCGTCAATAGCGACAGGTGTCATTCTCTGGTTTATCCCAGTTCCGTCAGGCGTTACGAAGCCTGCCTGGCAACTACTCGCGATTTTTCTCGCTACAGTCGTCGGCATAATCACACAACCGTTGCCGCTCGGCGCTGTTGCTTTACTAGGATTAGGCGCTTCCGTACTTACTAAAACGCTAACATTCTCCGCCGCGTTTTCCGCCTTCGGCGATCCAATCCCGTGGTTAATTGCACTCGCGTTCTTTTTCGCGCGTGGATTTATCAAGACAGGACTAGGAAATAGAATCGCTTATCAATTTGTTAAACTGTTCGGATCTTCATCGTTAGGTTTAGGTTATAGTCTTGTGTTTAGTGAAGCTTTGTTAGCACCGGCGATTCCTTCGGTTTCAGCTCGAGCCGGAGGAATTTTTTTACCGTTGGTCAAATCTTTGTGTGTTGCTTGCGGTAGTAATGTAGGTGACGGTACTGAAAATAAGCTTGGTTCGTGGTTAATGTTAACCTGTTTCCAAACAAGTTGTATTTCCTCTGCTATGTTTTTAACTGCCATGGCTGCTAATCCTTTGAGTGCTAATTTGACTCTAACCACGATTAATCAAACTATTGGATGGACTGATTGGGCTAAGGCTGCTATTGTGCCGGGATTAGTGTCGTTAATTGTTGTTCCCTTAGTTTTGTATATTGTTTATCCGCCTACTGTTAAGAGTAGCCCTGATGCGCCTCGGTTGGCTAAGGAGAAGTTGGAGAAGATGGGACCGATGACTACGAATGAGATTATTATGGCTGGAACTCTGCTTGTCACG GTGGGGCTCTGGATATTTGGAGGGATGCTTAATGTAGATGCTGTTACTGCTGCTATTCTTGGATTATCAGTCCTCCTTATCACTGGCGTAGTGACTTGGAAGGAGTGCTTATCTGAAGCAGTTGCCTGGGATACACTCACATGGTTTGCTGCCCTCATTGCCATGGCTGGTTATCTCAACAAATATGGTCTGATCTCTTGGTTTAGCCAAACTGTAGTTAAG TTTGTTGGCGGACTGGGTCTTTCATGGCAGCTATCTTTCGGCATTTTGGTTCTTCTCTACTTCTACTCCCACTACTTCTTTGCTAGCGGAGCAGCTCACATAGGTGCTATGTTTACAGCATTTTTGTCTGTCGCCAGTGCTCTAGGTACTCCTCCATATTTTGGTGCCATGGTACTGGCATTTCTTTCAAACCTCATGGGTGGTCTAACACACTACGGCATTGGATCTGCACCCGTATTTTACGGTGCCAACTACGTACCTCTCGCCCAGTGGTGGGGTTACGGGTTCCTCATATCTATTGTCAACCTTTTAATCTGGCTTGGAGTTGGAGGAGTTTGGTGGAAGTTTATCGGATTATGGTAA